One region of Olleya sp. Hel_I_94 genomic DNA includes:
- a CDS encoding PD-(D/E)XK nuclease family protein, translating into MTSFIQDVIDDLVTKEVNFSELVFILPSRRAGVFLRRTLSLTLNQTIFAPKIISIESFVEELSDLKTTTNTELLFEFYNVYIILTPEKERESFDTFSKWAQIILQDFNEIDRYLIPQKKIFDYLKAIKNLEHWSLQEDQTELVSSYLKFWNKLNDYYNAFTTSLISKNKGYQGLLYREAFNNSNAYISNTDKHHVFLGFNALNEAEEKIIQQLLHNKLATIYWDTDKQFMNNKIHDAGLFLRQHKNKWSYFNDHDFNWINDHYSSKKNINIFGVPKNIGQAKAIGTILQDLSKYDASLKNTAVVLGDENLLIPVLNSVPESVSTLNITMGFPLKTIPLASLFEHIFTLHKKHANPFYYKDVISIISHQYIQPLFKNDNAINIIELINKNNLVYVTEAQISALAQDNKALVSLLFSNWNNDAKTALNNCFKLINIIKEHLTENKDKNQLGLEYLFRFNILFNEILRLNENYNHIKDIKGLYKIYKELLSSETLDFQGEPLQGLQIMGMLESRVLDFETIIISNVNEGILPSGKTNNSFIPFDVKLENKLPTYKEKDAVYTYHFYHLLQRAKNVYILYNTEIDTLIGGEKSRFINQLELEGTHQVTHKILTPKVPNHNKQLITVSKTESVISQLKNIANRGFSPSSLTSYVRNPIDFYYQKLLGISNLEEVEETIAANTLGTVVHNTLESLYTPFIGQTITVDNVKSLIPKIDTLITSFFKEEYKEGDMTKGKNLIVFEIAKRYVLNFLNLEIEALKKGDSIKIIALEAKVENVKLNIDTLPFTIQLRGTVDRIDQCNGVVRIIDYKTGKVDQSKVSVINWDDLLTDYNKYSKSFQVLMYVYMLLKDKKINLPVEAGIISFKNLSAGFIPFIKKESSHDRNKDTLITQDTLNEFEIQLKNLIIEIFNTDQDFIEKEL; encoded by the coding sequence ATGACAAGTTTTATACAAGATGTAATTGACGACTTAGTAACTAAGGAAGTAAACTTTAGCGAACTTGTCTTTATATTACCCAGCAGAAGAGCAGGTGTTTTTTTAAGACGCACGTTAAGCTTAACTTTAAATCAGACTATTTTTGCTCCAAAGATTATTAGTATAGAATCCTTTGTAGAAGAATTATCAGATTTAAAAACGACAACAAACACAGAGCTGCTTTTTGAGTTCTATAACGTATATATTATACTAACTCCAGAAAAGGAAAGAGAGTCATTTGATACCTTTTCTAAATGGGCACAAATTATACTTCAAGATTTTAATGAGATTGATCGCTATCTAATTCCGCAGAAAAAAATATTTGACTACCTAAAAGCTATTAAAAACCTAGAACATTGGTCACTACAAGAAGATCAAACTGAACTGGTCAGTAGCTATTTAAAATTCTGGAATAAGTTAAACGATTATTATAACGCCTTTACTACATCTTTAATTTCTAAAAATAAAGGTTATCAAGGCTTACTTTATAGAGAAGCCTTTAACAACAGTAATGCATACATATCTAACACAGACAAACACCATGTGTTTTTAGGGTTTAATGCTTTAAATGAAGCAGAAGAAAAAATAATACAACAACTACTACATAATAAATTAGCAACCATTTATTGGGACACTGACAAGCAATTTATGAATAATAAAATTCATGACGCTGGATTGTTTTTAAGACAACACAAAAACAAATGGAGCTATTTTAATGATCATGATTTTAACTGGATCAACGACCATTACTCATCTAAAAAAAACATTAATATTTTTGGTGTACCAAAAAATATAGGTCAAGCAAAAGCAATAGGAACAATACTACAGGATTTAAGTAAATACGATGCCAGTTTAAAAAATACAGCTGTAGTTTTAGGTGACGAAAACTTATTAATTCCCGTATTAAATTCCGTACCAGAATCCGTTTCGACGTTAAATATAACCATGGGATTTCCTTTAAAAACCATCCCATTAGCTTCTTTATTTGAACATATTTTCACTTTACATAAAAAGCATGCTAATCCATTTTATTACAAGGATGTTATAAGTATAATTTCTCATCAATACATACAACCATTATTTAAAAACGATAATGCTATTAATATTATAGAGCTTATCAATAAAAACAATTTAGTTTATGTAACAGAAGCTCAAATATCAGCCTTAGCTCAAGACAATAAAGCGTTAGTGTCACTATTGTTTAGCAATTGGAATAACGACGCTAAAACAGCTCTAAACAACTGTTTTAAACTTATTAATATAATTAAAGAACATCTCACAGAAAATAAAGATAAAAATCAATTAGGATTAGAATATCTATTCAGATTTAATATCTTATTTAATGAGATTTTACGACTAAATGAAAACTACAACCACATAAAAGATATAAAAGGTTTATATAAAATTTATAAAGAATTACTAAGCTCTGAAACATTAGATTTTCAAGGAGAACCTTTACAAGGTTTACAAATCATGGGAATGTTAGAATCTAGAGTTTTAGACTTTGAAACTATAATTATATCTAATGTTAATGAAGGTATTTTACCTTCAGGAAAAACGAATAACTCCTTTATTCCTTTTGATGTAAAATTAGAAAACAAACTACCAACTTATAAAGAAAAAGACGCAGTATACACCTACCACTTTTATCACTTATTACAGCGTGCAAAAAATGTTTATATATTATATAACACAGAAATTGATACGCTAATTGGAGGAGAGAAAAGTAGATTTATCAATCAATTAGAATTAGAAGGTACACATCAGGTCACTCATAAAATACTAACGCCAAAAGTACCTAACCATAATAAACAACTAATAACAGTTAGTAAAACCGAAAGTGTTATTTCGCAATTAAAAAATATTGCTAACAGAGGATTTTCTCCTTCATCATTAACCAGTTATGTTAGAAACCCAATTGATTTTTACTATCAAAAGTTACTAGGCATTTCTAATCTAGAAGAAGTAGAAGAAACCATTGCTGCCAATACACTAGGAACCGTTGTACACAATACACTTGAAAGCCTATACACTCCTTTTATTGGACAAACAATAACTGTTGACAACGTAAAATCTTTAATACCAAAAATAGATACTCTTATCACCTCGTTTTTTAAAGAAGAATACAAGGAAGGTGATATGACAAAGGGTAAAAACCTTATTGTTTTTGAAATTGCTAAACGCTATGTTTTAAATTTTTTAAACTTAGAAATTGAAGCATTAAAAAAAGGAGATTCCATAAAAATTATTGCATTAGAAGCTAAGGTCGAAAACGTAAAACTAAATATAGACACATTACCTTTTACAATACAATTAAGAGGTACAGTTGATAGAATAGACCAATGTAATGGTGTTGTTAGAATAATAGATTACAAAACAGGAAAAGTAGACCAAAGTAAAGTGTCAGTTATTAATTGGGACGACTTATTAACGGACTATAATAAGTACAGCAAATCTTTTCAGGTTTTGATGTATGTCTATATGCTTTTAAAGGATAAAAAAATAAATTTACCTGTAGAAGCAGGTATTATTTCGTTTAAAAATTTAAGTGCAGGTTTTATTCCCTTCATAAAAAAAGAAAGCAGTCACGACAGGAATAAGGATACATTAATCACTCAGGACACTTTAAATGAATTTGAAATTCAGCTTAAAAATTTAATCATAGAAATCTTTAATACAGATCAAGATTTTATAGAAAAAGAGCTATAA
- a CDS encoding OmpA family protein, with protein MKNLSRLLFTMLLLSSLGNVMAQDQNNPWAINFGVNAVDVFPVGENAPQGDYFQEFFNANDHWSILPSLSTISVSKYVGDNFSIQAGGSINRINKWGQDSTNPSLRVNDLAYYAIDGNVRYHLGEVLGSKRLDPAIGVGGGYTWIEEGAYNTYSTKAGSNNAVGAGTVNASLGLTYWFSDNIGLFVESKYKHSFEDYLTKHFQHSAGLAVKFGGTDTDGDGIYDKDDACPDTFGLEAFNGCPDSDGDGIEDSKDTCPNEAGLAEFNGCPDSDGDGVSDNNDDCPQVKGLKSLKGCPDADGDGVADAKDKCPNEAGPAANGGCPWPDTDGDGVLDKDDNCPKEVGTVANNGCPEAVIPTQVVLDKLNSYAKTILFDTGKSSFRKETFSVLQSITAILKEYPDANFTIEGHTDSVGSKTSNQTLSDSRANAVMAYLIENGINSERLNAYGFGEDYPIDSNKTKAGRFNNRRVEVKLRK; from the coding sequence ATGAAAAATCTTAGCAGATTATTGTTCACAATGTTACTACTTTCTAGTTTAGGTAACGTTATGGCACAAGACCAAAACAACCCATGGGCTATTAACTTCGGTGTAAACGCAGTAGATGTTTTTCCTGTAGGTGAAAACGCTCCACAAGGAGATTATTTCCAAGAATTCTTTAACGCTAACGATCACTGGAGTATTTTACCATCTTTATCTACAATTTCTGTATCTAAGTATGTTGGTGACAACTTCTCTATCCAAGCTGGAGGTTCTATAAACAGAATTAACAAATGGGGACAAGATAGTACTAACCCTAGTTTACGTGTTAATGATTTAGCATACTACGCTATTGATGGTAACGTAAGATACCACTTAGGTGAAGTATTAGGTTCAAAAAGATTAGATCCAGCTATTGGAGTTGGAGGTGGTTACACTTGGATTGAAGAAGGTGCTTATAACACTTACTCTACAAAAGCAGGTTCTAACAACGCAGTTGGAGCAGGAACAGTTAATGCTTCTTTAGGATTAACTTACTGGTTTTCTGATAATATTGGTTTATTTGTTGAGTCTAAATACAAGCACTCATTTGAAGACTATTTAACTAAGCATTTCCAACATTCAGCTGGTTTAGCAGTTAAATTTGGTGGAACTGATACTGATGGTGACGGAATATATGACAAAGATGATGCTTGTCCTGATACTTTTGGATTAGAAGCATTTAACGGTTGTCCAGATTCTGATGGTGATGGAATCGAAGATTCTAAAGATACTTGTCCAAACGAAGCTGGTTTAGCTGAGTTTAACGGTTGTCCAGATTCTGATGGTGACGGAGTATCTGATAATAACGATGATTGTCCACAAGTAAAAGGATTAAAATCTTTAAAAGGTTGTCCAGATGCTGATGGTGATGGTGTTGCTGATGCTAAAGATAAATGTCCAAACGAAGCAGGTCCTGCTGCAAACGGAGGATGTCCTTGGCCAGATACTGATGGTGACGGTGTATTAGACAAAGATGATAACTGTCCTAAAGAAGTAGGAACAGTAGCTAACAATGGTTGTCCAGAAGCTGTTATCCCAACTCAAGTTGTATTAGATAAATTAAATAGCTATGCTAAAACTATCTTATTTGACACTGGAAAATCTAGCTTCAGAAAAGAAACTTTCTCTGTATTACAGTCTATTACTGCAATCTTAAAAGAATACCCAGACGCTAACTTTACAATTGAAGGTCACACAGATAGCGTTGGAAGCAAAACTTCTAACCAAACATTATCTGATTCTAGAGCTAACGCTGTAATGGCTTACTTAATCGAAAACGGAATTAACTCTGAAAGATTAAACGCTTACGGATTTGGTGAAGACTATCCAATTGACAGCAACAAAACAAAAGCTGGAAGATTTAACAACAGACGTGTAGAAGTTAAACTTAGAAAATAA
- the kbl gene encoding glycine C-acetyltransferase encodes MYSKIKEHLQNEIQDIKDNGLFKEERIITSAQGAEITLNTGETVLNFCANNYLGLSSHPEVIKAAQDTMDTHGFGMSSVRFICGTQDIHKTLEHKIAEFYGTEDTILYAAAFDANGGVFEPLLGKEDAIISDSLNHASIIDGVRLCKAARYRYQNNDMADLEKQLIDANANGARFKIIVTDGVFSMDGLVAPLDKICDLADKYDAMVMIDECHSAGFIGETGRGTLEEKGVMDRVDIITGTLGKALGGAMGGYTTGKKEIIELLRQRSRPYLFSNSLAPAIVGASIKVFDMLANDNSLRNKLEENTKFFKKEMKAAGFDIIDGDSAIVPVMLYDAKLSQTMANMLLKEGIYVIGFFFPVVPKDKARIRVQLSAAHTKEQLEKAVSAFIKVGKVLEII; translated from the coding sequence ATGTACAGTAAAATAAAAGAACACTTACAAAACGAAATACAAGACATTAAAGACAACGGTCTTTTTAAAGAAGAACGTATTATAACATCTGCTCAAGGTGCCGAAATAACTTTAAACACAGGCGAAACTGTTTTAAATTTTTGTGCAAATAACTATTTAGGATTATCCTCTCACCCAGAAGTTATTAAAGCAGCTCAAGACACAATGGATACGCATGGTTTTGGTATGTCATCTGTTAGATTTATTTGTGGTACACAAGACATACATAAAACTTTGGAACACAAAATAGCAGAATTTTATGGTACAGAAGACACCATATTATATGCAGCAGCTTTTGATGCAAATGGTGGTGTATTTGAACCTTTATTAGGTAAAGAAGATGCGATTATATCAGACTCGTTAAATCATGCCTCAATTATTGATGGTGTAAGGTTATGTAAAGCTGCGCGCTACCGTTACCAAAACAACGACATGGCAGATTTAGAAAAGCAACTTATTGATGCTAACGCAAATGGCGCACGTTTTAAAATAATTGTCACTGATGGCGTATTCTCTATGGATGGATTAGTAGCACCTTTAGATAAAATATGTGACTTAGCAGATAAATATGACGCTATGGTAATGATAGACGAGTGTCACTCGGCTGGATTTATTGGAGAAACAGGACGTGGTACTCTAGAAGAAAAAGGCGTTATGGACAGAGTAGACATTATAACAGGAACTTTAGGTAAAGCACTTGGAGGCGCAATGGGTGGCTACACTACTGGTAAAAAAGAAATTATAGAACTATTACGTCAACGCTCAAGACCTTATTTATTTTCAAACTCATTAGCACCAGCTATTGTAGGTGCTTCAATAAAAGTGTTTGATATGTTAGCCAATGACAACTCGTTACGTAATAAACTAGAAGAAAATACCAAATTTTTCAAAAAAGAAATGAAAGCTGCAGGATTTGATATTATTGATGGTGACTCAGCAATTGTACCTGTAATGTTGTACGATGCTAAACTATCTCAAACCATGGCAAATATGTTATTAAAAGAAGGTATCTATGTAATAGGATTTTTCTTCCCTGTAGTACCAAAAGACAAAGCTAGAATTAGAGTGCAGTTATCTGCAGCGCACACTAAGGAACAACTAGAAAAAGCAGTTAGTGCTTTTATTAAAGTTGGTAAAGTATTGGAAATTATTTAG
- a CDS encoding UvrD-helicase domain-containing protein, producing the protein MSTKTPFKVYDASAGSGKTFALVKEYLKLLFTRKHNDGFKQILAITFTNKAVGEMKIRILDTLKSFSDPEIITKPNGMFEAITTELDLKPTDVHLKSIALLNTIMHNYAAFDISTIDGFNHRLIRTFAHDLKIPINFEVELDTPSLLNQAVDSLIAKAGTDVALTKVLIDFALEKADDDKSWDVSRDFNTIAKLLINDNDLPHLDSIKHKTLEDFKSLKAQLIKKIKYQETLIKQTANQLLEVFKTNGLDAKSFSRGTLYNHFVKVSNFEFYKLYDNKLADNIAEGNVYTKTLDSAKAQLIDQLLPQIDKAYHLIKENVISLKFIKAVYKNVTPLSVLNAINKELTTIKEDENKLLISEFNTLISKEIKNQPTPFIYERLGEKFRHYFIDEFQDTSQMQWENLVPLIENTLTGQNLKGEQGTAMLVGDAKQAIYRWRGGKAEQFLGLTKTDNPFPIDKEVVRLEYNYRSFKKVITFNNTFFEFLANTSFSSNDYSDLYKKANQIPVLNQEGFVNIQFLDLQKEDDINELFPETVFDTINQCLTNGYNLKDICILVRKKKEGVAIAEFLSEKGVKITSSETMLINNSEEVKLVINIFKLLINPNHLEVRIKVLDYIANTNAIQDKHAYFKTNLELPLPEFFKGFEQFSIHCNPTELVELSLFDLTEDIVRSFKMTETSNAYIQYFLDTVLEFSQKQISDLPSFVDYYESKKDSLNIVSPSNQNAVQIMTIHKSKGLEFPVVIFPYAHLDIYKEVEPKEWFPLDQEQFSGFSKTLLNFNKDFEEYGTTGETIYNQHRAEQELDNINLLYVALTRPIEQLYIISKKEKSVKGIVTHNTYSGLLTNYLIDKGLWSDSQLEYTFGKANRESQLEDKLENTQETELFISVSKQDHNIKIITKSGYLWDTEQENAIEKGNLIHDIMSEINTIVDVEPVILTYTQTGTINKEQALILNNTITKIINTPELNPYFTDNYTIYNERDIITKSGKIIRPDRLAIKDNEAIIIDYKTGLSNPKYQQQLEEYSDTLKEMNYMVKKKILIYVNDTIKIVTY; encoded by the coding sequence ATGTCTACAAAAACACCTTTTAAAGTTTATGACGCCTCTGCTGGTAGCGGAAAAACCTTTGCTTTAGTTAAGGAGTATTTAAAACTATTGTTTACCAGAAAACATAATGACGGTTTTAAACAAATATTAGCCATAACCTTTACAAATAAGGCTGTAGGCGAGATGAAAATTAGAATTTTAGACACATTAAAATCGTTTTCTGATCCAGAAATTATCACTAAACCAAATGGGATGTTTGAGGCTATCACTACTGAGTTAGACCTTAAACCTACTGATGTCCATTTAAAATCAATTGCTTTATTAAACACCATAATGCATAATTATGCTGCTTTTGACATTTCTACTATAGACGGTTTTAACCATAGATTAATCAGGACTTTTGCACATGATTTAAAAATTCCGATAAATTTTGAGGTCGAGCTTGATACACCATCGCTACTTAATCAAGCAGTGGATAGTCTTATAGCTAAAGCAGGAACTGATGTGGCACTTACTAAAGTTTTAATTGATTTTGCTTTAGAAAAAGCTGATGATGATAAAAGTTGGGACGTTTCTAGAGATTTTAATACTATTGCCAAACTATTAATTAACGACAATGACTTACCACATTTAGACAGTATTAAACATAAAACGCTAGAGGATTTTAAATCCTTAAAAGCGCAATTAATTAAAAAAATAAAATATCAAGAAACATTAATTAAGCAAACAGCCAACCAATTATTAGAGGTTTTTAAAACCAATGGTCTGGATGCCAAAAGTTTTTCTAGAGGAACGTTATATAACCATTTTGTAAAAGTTTCTAATTTTGAATTTTACAAATTATATGATAATAAATTAGCCGATAATATTGCTGAAGGTAACGTTTACACAAAGACTTTAGATTCCGCGAAAGCGCAATTAATTGATCAACTTTTACCACAGATAGATAAAGCATATCACTTAATTAAAGAAAATGTTATTAGCTTAAAATTTATAAAAGCTGTGTACAAAAATGTAACGCCTTTATCCGTTTTAAATGCTATAAACAAAGAGTTAACTACGATTAAGGAAGATGAAAATAAATTATTGATTTCCGAGTTTAATACGCTTATCAGTAAAGAAATTAAAAACCAACCAACGCCTTTTATTTATGAACGTTTAGGTGAAAAATTTAGACATTATTTTATCGACGAGTTTCAGGATACATCACAAATGCAATGGGAAAACTTAGTGCCTTTAATAGAAAACACACTAACAGGACAAAACTTAAAAGGTGAACAAGGCACAGCCATGTTGGTAGGTGATGCTAAACAGGCTATTTATAGGTGGCGAGGTGGAAAAGCAGAACAATTTTTAGGACTAACTAAAACCGACAACCCGTTTCCTATTGACAAAGAAGTTGTTAGGTTAGAGTATAATTACAGAAGTTTTAAAAAGGTTATTACGTTTAATAATACGTTTTTTGAGTTTTTGGCTAACACTAGTTTTAGTAGTAACGACTATTCTGATTTGTATAAAAAAGCAAATCAAATTCCGGTGTTAAATCAAGAAGGCTTTGTTAATATTCAGTTTTTAGATTTACAAAAAGAAGACGATATTAACGAGTTGTTTCCAGAAACAGTTTTTGACACCATAAACCAATGCTTAACAAACGGATACAATCTTAAAGATATTTGCATATTAGTAAGAAAGAAAAAAGAAGGTGTGGCTATTGCCGAATTTTTAAGCGAAAAAGGAGTTAAAATCACCTCTTCCGAAACCATGTTGATAAACAACTCTGAAGAGGTTAAACTAGTTATTAATATCTTTAAACTACTAATAAACCCAAATCACTTAGAGGTTAGAATTAAAGTGTTGGATTATATAGCAAATACTAATGCAATACAAGATAAACATGCTTATTTTAAAACCAACTTGGAGTTGCCACTTCCCGAGTTTTTTAAAGGCTTTGAGCAATTCTCAATACATTGTAATCCAACCGAATTAGTAGAATTATCCTTATTTGATTTAACTGAAGATATTGTCAGAAGTTTTAAAATGACGGAAACGTCAAATGCCTATATACAGTACTTTTTAGACACCGTTTTAGAGTTTTCTCAAAAGCAAATATCCGATTTACCAAGTTTTGTAGATTATTACGAATCTAAAAAGGACAGTTTAAATATTGTCTCTCCTAGCAATCAAAATGCGGTTCAGATAATGACAATCCATAAATCTAAAGGATTAGAGTTTCCGGTGGTTATCTTTCCGTATGCACATTTAGATATATATAAAGAAGTGGAGCCCAAAGAATGGTTTCCGTTAGACCAAGAACAATTTAGTGGTTTTTCTAAAACGCTACTCAATTTTAATAAGGACTTTGAGGAATATGGCACAACTGGCGAAACCATTTACAATCAACATAGAGCAGAACAAGAATTAGATAATATTAACCTATTATATGTAGCATTAACTAGACCTATAGAGCAACTCTATATTATATCTAAAAAAGAAAAGTCAGTAAAAGGAATAGTGACACATAATACGTATTCTGGATTACTAACAAATTACTTAATAGACAAGGGTCTATGGAGTGACTCACAATTAGAGTATACCTTTGGAAAAGCTAATCGCGAATCGCAACTAGAAGACAAGTTAGAAAACACCCAAGAAACAGAATTGTTTATTAGCGTTTCTAAACAAGATCATAATATTAAAATTATTACTAAATCAGGTTATCTATGGGATACAGAACAAGAAAATGCTATTGAAAAAGGAAACCTGATACACGATATAATGTCAGAAATAAACACAATAGTAGATGTTGAGCCTGTTATTTTAACCTATACTCAAACAGGAACTATTAATAAGGAACAAGCATTAATTTTAAACAATACAATTACTAAAATTATTAATACACCAGAGTTAAATCCTTATTTTACTGATAATTATACCATATATAACGAAAGAGATATTATTACAAAATCAGGCAAAATAATTAGACCAGACCGACTAGCAATAAAAGATAACGAAGCTATTATTATAGATTACAAAACAGGATTATCTAATCCTAAGTACCAACAACAACTAGAAGAATATTCTGATACTTTAAAGGAGATGAACTATATGGTAAAGAAAAAAATATTAATCTATGTAAACGATACAATCAAAATAGTAACGTATTAA
- a CDS encoding superoxide dismutase: MAFELPKLKYAYDALEPNIDARTMEIHHTKHHNGYTTKLNGAIEGTDLEGKSIEDILTNLDMNNMAVRNNGGGFYNHSLFWEVMNPEGKGRLSGELKDAIEAAYGSFDAFKDAFSNAAATQFGSGWAWLCVHKGGKVEVCSTPNQDNPLMPGVTCEGTPILGLDVWEHAYYLNYQNRRPDYIDAFFNVINWNEVERRYAEAK, encoded by the coding sequence ATGGCTTTTGAATTACCAAAATTAAAATATGCGTATGATGCATTAGAACCAAATATCGATGCACGTACAATGGAAATACATCACACAAAGCACCACAATGGTTACACAACTAAACTAAATGGAGCTATTGAAGGAACTGACTTAGAAGGAAAATCTATTGAAGATATTCTTACTAATTTAGATATGAATAATATGGCTGTAAGAAATAATGGAGGAGGTTTTTACAATCACTCATTATTTTGGGAAGTTATGAATCCAGAAGGTAAAGGACGTTTATCTGGAGAATTAAAAGATGCTATTGAGGCAGCTTACGGAAGCTTTGATGCATTTAAAGATGCTTTTAGTAACGCAGCAGCAACTCAATTTGGATCAGGTTGGGCTTGGTTATGTGTGCATAAAGGAGGTAAGGTTGAAGTGTGTTCTACACCAAACCAAGATAACCCATTAATGCCAGGGGTAACTTGCGAAGGAACACCAATCTTAGGATTAGACGTTTGGGAGCATGCTTACTATTTAAACTACCAAAACAGAAGACCAGATTATATTGATGCATTTTTTAATGTTATTAACTGGAACGAAGTAGAAAGACGTTATGCAGAAGCTAAATAA
- a CDS encoding amidophosphoribosyltransferase has product MSDALKHECGIALIRLRKPLEFYKEKYGSAFYGVNKMYLMMEKQHNRGQDGAGFASIKMDTLPGERYISRVRSIAQQPIQDIFAQINERVNKELAQHPEYQDSVALQKKHIPYIGELLLGHVRYGTFGKNSVESVHPFLRQNNWMHRNLILAGNFNMTNVKELFKNLVDLGQHPKEYTDTITIMEKIGHFLDDAVSKIYKDLKKEGYGKHECSPLIAERLKIAKILRRAAKNWDGGYAMAGLIGHGDAFVLRDPAGIRPVYYYTDDEIVVVASERPVIQTVFNVEFEDVKELTPGHALISKKSGAVSIKKILEPLERKSCSFERIYFSRGSDAEIYQERKMLGRLLMPQVLKAINNDTKNSVFSYIPNTAETSFYGMIETVEEHLNEKKTKAILDGNGQLSADQVTSILKERPRIEKIAIKDVKLRTFITEDSSRDDLVAHVYDVTYGVIKPTDNLVIIDDSIVRGTTLKKSIIKMMDRLHPKKIVIVSSAPQIRFPDCYGIDMANLETLVAFNAALALLKENGKYDLVEEVYHRCKAQEDLADKDVKNFVNEIYDQFTTEQISAKISQLLTDESVNAEVEIIFQPVANLHKAIPDHLGDWYFTGNYPTVGGNRVVNRAFINFYEGNKERAY; this is encoded by the coding sequence ATGAGTGATGCTTTAAAACATGAGTGCGGAATTGCACTGATAAGATTACGTAAACCTTTAGAATTTTATAAAGAAAAATATGGAAGTGCTTTTTATGGTGTAAATAAAATGTACTTAATGATGGAAAAGCAACACAATCGTGGTCAAGATGGTGCTGGTTTTGCAAGTATTAAAATGGACACGCTTCCAGGAGAACGTTACATTAGTCGTGTACGCTCCATAGCACAACAACCTATTCAGGATATTTTTGCACAAATTAACGAACGTGTAAATAAAGAGTTAGCACAACATCCAGAATACCAAGATAGCGTTGCGCTTCAAAAAAAACACATACCTTATATTGGTGAGTTACTATTAGGACACGTGCGTTATGGTACGTTTGGTAAAAACAGTGTGGAAAGTGTCCATCCTTTTTTAAGACAAAATAACTGGATGCATCGTAATCTTATTTTGGCAGGTAACTTTAATATGACTAATGTTAAAGAGCTGTTTAAAAACCTAGTGGACCTTGGACAACATCCAAAAGAATATACAGACACCATTACTATAATGGAAAAAATAGGTCACTTTTTAGATGATGCAGTAAGTAAAATCTATAAAGACCTAAAAAAAGAAGGTTACGGTAAACACGAATGCTCACCTTTAATTGCCGAACGTTTAAAAATTGCCAAAATATTAAGACGTGCTGCTAAAAATTGGGATGGTGGTTATGCTATGGCTGGTTTAATTGGACATGGAGATGCTTTTGTACTTCGTGATCCAGCAGGCATACGTCCTGTATATTACTATACAGATGACGAGATAGTTGTTGTTGCTTCAGAACGTCCTGTGATACAAACAGTTTTTAATGTCGAGTTTGAGGATGTTAAAGAGCTAACTCCAGGTCATGCTTTAATCTCTAAAAAATCTGGTGCAGTTTCGATAAAAAAAATATTAGAACCCTTAGAGCGTAAATCTTGTAGTTTTGAGCGCATTTACTTTTCTAGAGGAAGTGATGCCGAAATCTATCAAGAGCGTAAAATGCTTGGACGTTTATTAATGCCACAAGTTTTAAAGGCGATTAATAATGATACAAAAAATAGTGTTTTCTCTTATATTCCTAATACTGCTGAAACTTCATTTTATGGAATGATTGAAACAGTCGAGGAGCATTTAAATGAGAAAAAAACCAAAGCTATTTTAGACGGAAATGGACAATTATCTGCAGATCAGGTAACATCTATATTAAAAGAAAGACCACGTATAGAAAAAATAGCAATAAAGGATGTTAAGCTTAGAACCTTTATTACAGAAGATAGTAGTCGTGACGACTTAGTTGCTCACGTTTACGATGTAACCTATGGTGTTATAAAACCTACGGATAACCTTGTAATTATTGACGATAGTATTGTACGAGGTACCACTTTAAAAAAGAGTATTATTAAAATGATGGACCGATTACATCCTAAAAAGATTGTTATCGTATCGTCTGCACCACAAATACGTTTTCCTGATTGTTATGGTATTGACATGGCTAATCTAGAAACATTGGTAGCTTTTAATGCTGCATTAGCGCTACTTAAAGAAAACGGAAAATACGATTTAGTAGAAGAAGTATATCACAGATGCAAAGCACAAGAAGACCTAGCAGATAAAGATGTTAAGAATTTTGTAAACGAAATTTATGACCAATTTACAACAGAACAAATTTCGGCTAAGATCTCTCAACTTTTAACTGATGAGTCCGTTAATGCTGAAGTTGAAATCATTTTTCAGCCAGTTGCTAATTTACATAAAGCAATACCTGATCATTTAGGAGATTGGTATTTTACAGGAAACTATCCAACAGTTGGAGGTAACCGAGTAGTTAACAGAGCTTTTATTAATTTTTACGAAGGAAATAAAGAACGTGCTTACTAA